The segment TCCCGCCCCAGAAGGTGCTCCAGTTGTTCCGCCAGGGGATGTTCGTCCCCGGAACGGCGCATCGCCGCGCGGAGGCGGGCCTCGGTGACGACGACATCTCCCGATGCCCCCGTCGTCGCCGAGTACATGCCGAGGGTCGGGGTGTAGCTGTACCGCACGCCGTCACAGCCGGGAGTCGCCTCCTCGGTCACCTCGAAGCGCAGTCGCTGCCACCCGTTGAGGGCGGATGCGACGCGACCCGAGGTTCCGGGCAGACCCTGCCAGTTGAGCTCGGCACGGTAAGCACCCGGCACTGCGGGCTGCGGGTCCCAGTCAAGTTTCACAGGGACGCCAACGACGCCCGTGACCGCCCACTCGACATGTGGGCACAGCGCCGCGGGCGCGGAGTGGACGTACAGGACGCCACGAGCGGACACCGAACCTCCCGTTACGGACGAGTGCGCTTCCCCGACGCCCTCGTAAGCATGGAGGTGCTGTCCCGTTGCCAGGTGGCTGGACACCTGGATACTGCCTTCACCATTGTGCCCCACCGGCACCAGACGCACCAGAGCGCGGAACGGCGAATTGCTCGGGATAGATCACAGAGAGCCGCGGGAACCGTTACTGTGCGGGGCAATCTGTGTGACGCGACGCGGAGGGCGCAGTGGGGAACACTGGGGACGTATCAGGCCTGGTCAACGCCGCGTCGACGGGGCGCGACGCCGCATGGCGCGAACTGACACGACGGTTCGGTGGACTGATCTGGACGATGGCCCGCGCCGAGGGACTCAACGCCCACGACGCGAGCGACGTCGAGCAGACCGTCTGGTTGAGGCTCGTGGAACACATCGACCATCTGCGCGAGCCGGACAGCGTTCGAGCCTGGTTGTTGACCACGGCGCGCCACGAGTGTCGCCGGCTGCGGCTCGCCAACCGTCGGGTGCGTCCGGTCGCCGAGCCAGCGCAGGACGGCTGGGTGCGGGCGGCCGACGAGGAGGCACACGAACGGGAACGGACCCGGCTGGTGCTGCGGGTGCTGCGCCGGCTGCCCGTGCCCTGCGGCCTGCTGCTGCGCCTCCAGGCCCACGACCCGGTCCCCGAACCCGAGACCCTCGCGGCGGTGACCGGAGTGCCTGTCGGCGACCTGCCCAAGGCCCGCCGCCGGTGCCTCCGATCATTTCGCAGACGCCTCGACGCCCTCTCCCGATCACCTCGAGGAAGGACCACACCATGAGCCAGCGGGACTCCGACCTGCTGCGTCTGCTCCGCGTGGCACTCCAGCGGGGTGACCCGGTACCGGAGCGGGTTCTCTCCGACGCTCAGGCCGCCTTCTCTCACCGCTCGCGGGAGGTCTCCGCCGTGGCGGACCTCACGTCGGACTCCGTCCTCGACACCGACGGTCGACACCGCGTCTCGCCGGGGGCCGACCTTGGCGCACGATTCCTGGAGTTCCACCACGAAGACCTCACCATCCGGCTCGAAGTCAGTCCGCACGACGGACTGCTGCGGCTCAACGGCCAGCTCTCCACCGGTGGGGTGGCCGAGCTACGCGTCGCCCGGCCTTCCGGGGACACCCCCGTATCCATCACCGCCCAACACACCTTCACGACGAAGGTCGCTCCAGGACCGCTACGCCTCCTCTGCCACTTCCCCCCACCGATGCCCCCGATAGCGACCACCTGGACGGTGCTGTGACGGCGGACGACCATCCGGGGACCCACGCCGTCGAACTCGTTGGACACGACCCGACGCGTGCTCGTTCCGTCGCCACGCGTGTCCTGGCGGAGCACGACCGGCCGGCGGTTCGCGCCGCCGCGTTACGGGCGCTCGCGCTCGTCCACCGTGAGTACGGCGACACCCGAAAGGCCCGCCTCCTGCTGCGGCGCGCGTGGTTCGAGGCGGACGGCGCCGGTGACCGGGGCGAAGCGGAGCTCGCCCGAGGAGGGATCGATGGGCTGATGGCCCTGCACCACCCTCGGGGATCCTCTCGCGCTTTCCGCGACGCCCTGGGCACGCACGGTCTGCTCCGACAGGGCGTGCGCCAGACCCAGCTCGGCGCGTTGGTCGACGCGAGGCACTCGTTCACCGCCGTCCTGCTGCGAAGCGCCGACCCCCAGGTTCAGGTGGCCGCGCTGCTCGGTCAGGGCGAAGCCCAGCTCACCGCGGGAGCCCTCGCGGACGCCTCCGACCAGCTCGAGCGCGCACTGGCCGTAGCCGAGGCCGGGGCACTGCACTATCTCGGCGCGTTGGTCCGTCAGTGCGCGGCACGACTGGCCGCCCGGACCGGGGATCCCGCCGCGGCGCTCACGGCGATGGACGCGGCGGTCCCGTGGCTGCGAGGCGAACGCGCGGCCGACCTCGCGTTCGAACGCGCGGGCGTGCTCTCCGATGCCGGCCTGTCCGCCGAAGCAGAGTCGGTCGTCGCGGGGCATCTGCCCCCAACCCCACACGGTCGTCGGGTCACCAGGCTGTGGGCGCGGGCACAGGACGCGGTGCGACGCCGGGACACGACGTCGGCGTTGGACTACGTCCGTCGGCTGCGCGCGCTTCCCGGTCCCGGCCCCTGGGTTGGCGCCCACGTCGAACGTCAGGCCCGGTCCGTCGCGCCGGGCGGTCGGCCGATCCTCCTCTCACCCAGCCGCGCCCCAGCGATGCGCCCGACGGTGCGCACCCTCCTCGCGCGCTTTCGTCGAACGTGGCTGCTCGCGCACGCGAACAACGGACAACGGTCGGCGTCGCCGACTCTTCGCTCCGAGCTCGCCGTGCTCGCCCGAAGGATCCATGACGGATACCGGGCCAGCGCCGAAGGTCACGTGTCCGTTCCCGCACCCCCGAACCGTGTCGTCCCGACGGTCCGGTTCCGAGAGGTCGGGGGCGATGTCGTCGCCGAGGTGACCGCGCACGGCACGTCGTCCACCCGCCGGATCGGGACGGTGACGCAGGTCCGAGCGACCGTCGCCGGCGTGCGTTCGGCCGTTTGGCGCGGCACCGAAGCGCGTACGGGTCCACGGGGTGAGGCCCTGTGGCCGCTCGCCGAGGCGGTCCTCCCCACGGCCCTCTCCCTACCGGAGCGCGGCCCGGTGACGATCGCACCGCATGGGGCCCTGTGGCAAGTCCCCTGGGGGATGCTGCCGCGACTGCGCGGTCGTGAGGTTCGGGTTCTCGGCCCGCCTCCCGTGACCCTCGCTCCTGGGGAGTCCGACCGTGGTCCCGTGTCGGTGACCTTGGTCGCCGGACCGTCGGCGACCAGCGCGTCGGAGATCCGGAAGCTCGGCGCGCTGCGCCCGGACGCCCGGACGCTGACGGGCCAGGACGCCGTGTGCTCCCAGGTGAGCGACGCCATGAGTCGCGGCGGCCTGGTCCATGTCGCGGGACACGGCGTGGCGGGGTACCACCGGATGGGCGGCGGGATCCTGCTCACGGACGGGCCCTACACCGGGTATGATCTCTGGCTCGCGGCACGGCCGCCCCGAGTTCTCGTCCTGTCGGCCTGCGGTCCCGCGGGAAGCACCCCGCTGGGGCTTCCGCTGGCGGCGATTCGGCACGGGGTGGCGGTCGTCATCGCCAGCGTCGTTCCGGTGCGGGACACGCTGCTTCCCGCCGCCATGCTGGCCACGCACCGTTCGCTTCTCGACGGTGTTCCGCCCGCCCGCGCTGTGGACCGCCACCTCGCCCATCTGGGGTTCGTGGTCTTCTCCCGCGAGTGACAGCGGCCCGTCAGCGTCGGCCCGGCTCACCTCTCGCGTCGGATCGAGGAAAACCGTTGGGATACGCCGACCACGAGCCGGTAGCCTCCGGGGGCGTCAGACAGATGAGGAGGACAGGCAGTGATACCCAACCACTGGATTCGGCACCTCCGGGAGGAGGACCTCGAACTGGTCGGATACATCATCCCGACCGGCGACGGTCGGTTCGTTCCGGCGACGTTGTTCGGCTACCCCCTGGCCGAGGCCGGGGATCGCGCCGACGCCGAATCGGTGCTCGACGCTGCCGGGCTGAGCTACCTCGCCGACACCTGGATGTTGCGCAACGAGGACGAGGAGCCGTTCCAGGTCGAGATCGTGGAGTCGAGTCCCGACCGGGTCGTGGTGCGCAACGTCGACTTCGGCCGCGAAGACGACTACGGCGCGCGCATCCCCCTGGACGTCCCCACGGACCAGTTGAGCCGACGGTGACACCGGTCCTCCTCTCCGTGTCCCTACCGACCCCGGGGAGAAGGACCGGACCGTGCCTACCAGCCGCGGGACCGCCATTCGGCCAGGTGGGGCCGTTCCACACCCAAGGTGGTGTCCTTCCCGTGCCCGGGATAGACCCACGTCGTGTCGTCCATCGTGGCGAAGAGACGCTCCTCCACGTCGTCGATGAGGGAGGTGAAGTCGGCGGGACTCCACGTCTTGCCCACACCCCCCGGGAACAACGAGTCCCCGGTGAAGAGGTGGGTGGCTCCCTCGGGGTCGTCGTAGCGCAGCGCGATCGAGCCGGGGGTGTGGCCCCGTAGGTGGATGACGTCCAGGCGACACTCGCCGACCCAGACCGCGTCGCCGTGTTCCACCGGGTCGTCCACCGTGACCGGGAGTTCCCCTCCGTCGACGGGATGGGCGGTGGTCTTGGCCCCGGTCGTGCCCACGACCTCCGCGAGTGCTCCCCAGTGGTCGGAGTGTCGGTGTGTGGTCACGACCCTCTTGAGACCGCGGTCCCGCAACAGCTCCAGGATCCGATCGGCCTCGCTGGCGGCGTCGATCAACAACGCCTCATCTGTGCCTCGGCACCGCAGGAGGTAGGCGTTGTTGTCCATCGACCCCACCGCGAGCTTCGTGATCGTGAGATGGGGCAGTTCGCGCACGTCGGCCGGTCCACCGACCTGTGTGTCTCCGGTATAGCTCACCCGGCCCATTGTGGCGGATGGGGTTGGTCGGGCGCCAGCGTCCGGGTCACATCGCCCAACGCGGCGCTCGCTTCTCCTGGAACGCGGCGCGCCCCTCGGCCGCGTCCTCGGAGGCGAAGAACTCGGTGGAGATCTTCCCCATCCGCTCGTATGCCGCCACCTCCGCCGCGGCATCAGCACCCAGCACGGCCGCCTTGGTCGCCATCAGCGCCGCGGGAGCGGCTTGGCGCAGCCCATCCACCACGCGTTCGGTCGCGGCGGTCAGCTCGCCGTCGGGCACGGTCTCGGTGACGAGCCCGGAGTCCGCCGCCTCGCGAGCGGAGAAGACCTCACCAGTGAGGAAGTACCGCTCGAAGGGACGCTGGTGCATCCTTCGCCCCACCGGCACGGAGATGACGGCGGGCACGACGCCGATCCGCACCTCGGTGAACGCGAAGGTGGCGCTGTCCACGGCGATCGCGATGTCACTCGCGGCGACGATGCCGACGCCGCCCGCCCGCGCCGGCCCCTGCACCGCGGTCACGACCGGTTTGGGTGCCTGGCCGATGCCGTGCAGCAGCTCGGAGAGCGTGGGCGCGTCGGGGTCGGCGGGTCGTCCCGCCCTCTCCGCCGCGACCTCCTTCAGGTCGACTCCCGCGCAGAAGGCCGGACCGGCGGCGGTGAGCACGACCGCGCGCACGGAGTCGTCGGCCATCGCGGCGGCCAGGGCGCGCGCGAGGCCGATCCGCACCGCGGCGGAGAGGGCGTTGCGCCGCTCCGGTGAGTTGAGGGTGATCGTGGCGATTCCCCGCGAGGTCTCGCTCAGGACCGGCTGCGACACCTTGATTCCCTTCGTCGGTCTGTCAACGCGCCATTGTCTCAGGAGGCCGGTTCGCGCAGGGCACGCAGGGCACCGTCCGCGTGCGCCGCCATGCGGACCTCGTTCCTGATCACGGCGCGTACCCGCGCGTTCGGGTCGATCACGAAGGTTCGGCGGCGGGTCGGCGCGACCGCGGACATCGGCCTTGACCTCCGTACCCCGAACGCGGTCGCGACGACGCCGTCGGGGTCGGAGAGCAACGGATAGTCGAAGCCGTGGGTGTCGGCGAACTCCCGCTGCCGGTCGACGGCGTCGGCACTGATACCGACGGGCCGCGCGCCCAGGGCGCGGAACTCGCCGGTCAGATCGCGGAAGTGGCAGCTCTCGGCGGTGCAGCCACGGGTGAGTGCGGCGGGATAGAAGAACAGGACCACGGCGCCGTCGGCCAGGAGGTCGTAGAGGCGAACCGGCTGTCCGTTGTGGTCACGCAGCTCGAAGTCGGCCACGTGGTCTCCGACCCTCATCGTGCGTCTCCCCTCACCCGTAACAGTGGTACCCGTGACTCGGCCGTGGTGAGCGAACCATGCATCCCCACCAGCGAGGACATCGTGGGCTCGGCCAGCGGGGCGACGAAGGCGGTCTCCCCCAGCGCGACCGCCAGCACGTCCCCGATCCGGGGGCGGACCTGGGACTCCACGGGACCGAACCAACCCGCGGCGATCGCCTCCTCCCGACCGAGCACCAGGGCACGATCCGCGAACCGCTCCCGCCACGCGGCGAGGACGTCGTCCGTGGCGCCCGGATGGGCGTAGACGTGACGCATTCGGGCCTCTCCGGCGAGGACACGGACACCCGCGGCGAGGTCCCGGTCGGACTCGACGTCGAACTTGAGCTCCCCGGGGACGTCGACCATGCCGTGGTCGGCGACGACGTACAGTACTCCGTCCCGGGGAAGGGAGTGCGCGAGCCGCTCGACGAGTCGGTCGACGAACGCCAGTTCGGTCCGCCAGTGCTGGGAGTCCACACCGAACAGGTGCCCGACGGCGTCGAGATGGCTGTGGTACACGAACGTGTAGGAGCGGTCCGCCGCCCGGGCGGACTCCCGCGCCGCGATGACCAGCTCGGTGAAGCCGTCGGCGGGACGGTAGTGCCCACCGCGCGCCGAGGCTTGGGTGAGATCCGAATCCCGGAAGGCGCTGGCCGCCACGTAGCTCGCGTGGACGCCAGCCGCCTCGGCACGTTGGAACGCGGTGCGGTGCGGCTGCCACCGCCGCGGGTCGACGTCCGCCTCCCACAGAAGCTGGTTGAGGATCTGGTCAGTGCCGGGAATCGCGACCTGGTAGCCCACGATCCCGTGGTGCCCCGGAGGCCGCCCCGTGCCCAACGAGGTCAAACTGGTGGCCGTCGTGGTGGGAAAGCCGGCGGTCAGCGACCGCCCGGAGTCCACGAGCTCACCCAGGAACGGCGCGTCGTCGGGATGGTCTCGCAGCAGGTCCCAGCCCAGCCCGTCGATGAGCAACACCCACGCGTGGCGCGTGGGTTCCAGCCCGAGGATGTTGGGTTCGCCCTCGACGCCCAGCGAGGCCAACACCGAGGGCGCGACGTCGGCGAGGGTGGAGTGACCATAGGTCACGGTCGGAATCCCGGTGTCCCCCGGCACCGCGCCGCCGTCCATCAGGTCGTGGCCCGGGACAGGGCCATCGCGAAGTCGATCAGGTTGGCGACGGACTCCGGGCCCTCGGCCGCGCCACTCACCCGCAGCGTGAGGGACTCGTTGGTGATGGTCCCGGTGTAGCCATGGTCGGCCTCGCAGGACTCGTCGGAGCAGGTCGCTGGTTCCAGGTCGATCTGGGCCGCCGTCCCCCAGTTCATGGGCAGATTCACGCTCAGCACCACTTCGGTGGCCTCGGTTCCCGGCGCGTAGCGCGCCGGGTCCGGAATGACACGTGTCAGTGCCACGGACCGGACGTTGTCGAGCTTCACGGCCTCGGTCGTGGTGGAGGCGTTGGGTTTGGCGTTGGCCTCGACGGCGGGATGTTCGTCGGTGTGGCAGATCAACAGCCGGCTGGGGGTCAGGATCAGGACGGTGATGTGCCGCCGCATCTCCATGTCCGGATCGAAGATGGTCTCGTGGTGGACCATCGACGCTTCGACGAGTTCGTCGCCGAGGTGGTCAGCCACGGCGTCGATCACCAGACCGGGGTAGTAGCCGCTCCGCTCGATCTGGGCTCGCCAGTCGGTGGCGGCCGCACGCGTTTTCCTCATACTCCCATCCTGCCCTGTCATGGGGACAGGGCGCGACACCGGCGTCACAACCGTGCCCCGCCCCCGACGTCCCGGCCCGCCCCCGGCCCAGCCGGCCGCCCGTGCCCACCGTGGCTCCCGTCACCGGGCCGCCGCGGGTGATGCCCGCCGGAGTGTCCCGGCGGGCAGGTCAGTACGGTTCCCGAAGCCGGCGCGGCCCGTAGTCCAGCCGCAGGTTGCGGGTCTCCCGCAGCCAGACCCGGGCCCCCAGGACGTGTGCCCCGTCGGAGTTCACGGTCACCGGGTCGAGTTCCACGTGCGCCACCTCCGGCACCGCGTCGACCAGGCGCGAGACCCGAACGAGGAGCTCCTCCAGGTCGTCGATGTCGGGCTGGTCAGCGAGGCTCGTCGCCCCCTCCGGGACTCCGAACAGCAGGGCGGAGGACCGCACCGCGCGTACCAGGTCCGCGGAGTCGGTGTCCGTCAGTGGCGCCAGGCGGTACGCACGATCGTCGAGCAGCTCCGCAGTGGGGTCGGCGAGGCCGAAACTCACCACGGATCCGAAGGAAGGGTTCTCCCCGGCGCGGACGAGAATCGGCACGCCCGGGGTCACCATCCGCTGGACGACCAGGGTCGCGACGTCGCCGAAGCGATCGTGCAGCGCGGTGAAGGCGCCGCGTACATCCTCCGGGGTGCGCAGCTCGTCACGATGTCCCGCCCCGCCGGCACGCATCCGCATGTCGGGTGAGTCCGCGCGAACGACGACCGGGCCGCCGAGGCTCTCCAGTGCCTCGACCGCCTCCTCGGTGGACGTCACCCGCACGCTCGGCAGTACGTTGACGCCGTAGCACGCGAGCAGCGCGTTGCCCAACGTCGTCTCCGCCGCGGTGCCCTCCTCGTATACCGGTTCGCTGCTGAACCACACCTCGTGGTCGGTCAGCCCGGTCTCCTCGGCCTTCGCGAGCGCCTCGTCGATGAGGGTCCGCGCCGCTGCCCCGTCGATACCGTCGAGCTCGAGGTGGCGGCCGGGGTCACGCCTGCGCCAGAGGGCGTAGTGCGTCGCGTGGGCGAGTGCGCGCACCGCGTCCTCCGGGGAGGGAAACGAGGGGACGGATCCGGGCGCGATGGTGCCGTCCTCCGAGCGAAGCCGCAGCTCCTCCGGCATTCCCTGATAGCCCAGGTAGGTGGTGACGATCGGCTTGGTCGCGTCCGCGGCGGCGTCGCGCAGCACGGCCGCCACGTCGTCGGATATGGGCGTGAGGGCCGGAATGAACACGACGACCACGGCGTCCACTCCGTCGTCGTCCAACGCGCGCGACATCGCCGTGGAGAAGTCCTCGGCGTTGGCGTTGGGGCCGAGGTCCACGGGGTCACGCGGGCGGAGCCCAGAGCGCACGCAGGCGTTCTTGACCAGCAGACCGAGGGAGTCGGAGTTCCCGAGGATCCCGACCCTGGGGCCACGGGGCAGTGGTTGGTGCGCGAAGAGCTGGGCGACATCGAACATCTGCGTGATGTCCTCCACCCGCACCATCCCGGCCTGGTGGAACAGTGAGGTGACCGCGTAGTCGGGCAGGGCGAGGGTGGAGGCGGCGTGCCCCGCCGGGATTCCCGACTCACCGCTGGCGACCACGACGATCGGCTTACTGCGGGCCAGGCGCCGCGCCAACCGGGTGAACTTGCGGGGGTTGCCCAGGGACTCCAGATACTGCAACACGACGTCGGTCGTGTCGTCCTCCTGCCAGTACTGCAGGAGGTCGTTACCGGAGACGTCGGCCCGGTTTCCGGCGGAGACGAAGGTGGACAGGCCCATCCCCCGTTCGGACACCCGGCGCAGGATCGCGCGCCCGAGGGCGCCGGACTGGGCGAACAGGCCGACCCGCCCCCGGGGCGGTAGGTCGGAGGCGAGGGTGGCGTTGAGCGAGACCGCGGGACTGGTGTTGGCCACCCCCAGTGCGTTGGGTCCCACGACGCGCATCCCCGCCGCCCGGGCGGTGAGCACCAACTCTTCCTGGCGCTCGCGGCCCAGGTCACCCGACTCACCGAACCCCGAGCTGAGCACCACCAACCCGTGCACGCCCTTCTGGGCGCACTGTTCCACCACCTCCGACACCCGTTCGGCGGCGACCGAGACCACGGCGAGATCCACCGGGTCGGGGATGTCGAGGATGGTGGGGTAGGCGCGCACACCCGCGACGGCACGCGCGTGTGGGTGGACCGGGAACACCGGACCACGGAAGTCACCGTCCAGCAGGTTGCGCAGGACGGTCTGGCCGATGCTGTGCGCGGTGCGACTCGCGCCGATGACGGCGACCGACTCGGGTGCCAGCAGGCGCGCGATGGACGCCGACTCGGCCCGCTGCTCGCGCGCACGCATCACGCTCACCGCGCTGTCGGTCGGTTCCAGGTCGAGCGTGAGCCGGATGACACCGTCGTCGAAGGACTGCTCGGCGGTGTAGCCGGCCTCGCGGAAGACGTTCACCATCCGCCGGTTCTCCGGCAGCACGTCGGCGATGAACCGGTGCACCCCCCGCTCCCTGGCGACCGCCCCGATGTGCTCCAACAGGACCGACGCCAGGCCCCGCCCCTGGTGGGCGTCCTCGACGACGAACGCGACCTCGGCCTCGTCGGCGTCGATCCGGTCGTAGCGGACCACCGCGACGAGTTCGCCGCCCAAGGTCGCCACCAGCGCGACGCGGTCGGTGTAGTCGACGGTCGTGAACCTGCTGACGTCGCGTTCCGACAGCTCCGGATACGGGGCGAAGAAGCGGTAGTAGATGGTCTCCGGTGAGAGCCGCGAATGGAACCGACGCAGCGCGTCGGCATCGTCCGGTGTGATGGGGCGCAGGTGGGCGGTCCCGCCGTCGCTCAGAACGACGTCGGCTTCCCAGTGCTCAGGGTATGGCTGCACGGTGTCGAGGTTAGACGAAAACCACCGGTTTGCGGTGACCACGCCCCGATCGTCACCACAGTCGGGCCCGAACACGACCTGACGGCACCGCCCCCGGGGGGGGTCACCCTGGGGCGGTGCGATCCGTCAGTGTTCCTTGCCCTGCTCCTTGCGAACCGCGAGTTCGTCCACGATGACCAGGTCCCGCTTGACCCTCCCGGTCCGGTAGGCGGTCCGACTCACGAAGTGGGCCGCGACCGGAACGGTGATGACCTGGAACAGCACGATCATCAGAATCGTGGTTCCCGCGTCCAGCGGGGCGCCCAACTCGATCGCCAGGGCGGCCATGATCAGGATGAGTCCGAGCACCTGGGGTTTGAGGGCGGCGTGCAGTCGCGCCAACACGTCCGGGAACCGGACCATGGCGATGCCGGCGATGAGCGAGAGCGACGCACCCGCGATGAGCAGGACCGAGATGATGACATCCTTCATCGCTGACCCCCTTTCCGCTTGGCCGACTCGGCCGTCCGGTTGTACAACGACGGCGCGAAGCGGGAGATGGCGACGGAACCGGTGAACCCGATGATCGCCAGGACGAGCAGGATCGGCAGGGTGGTGGTGCGCCCGTGGGCGACCGCCTCCGCTCCGATGCCACAGATCATGACGGCGATCAGGGTGTCCAGCGCGGTGGCCCGGTCGAGCGCCGACGGGCCCCGAACGAGCCGAACCATCGTCAGCGCGGCGGCCGTGCTCAGCAGCACCGCGACGATCACGTATACGACGGTCATTTCTTGGCCCCCAACGCGAGCAGCACTCGCTCGGTCAGCAGGTGTGCGGACTTGCGCGTCTTCTCGACGTCGGCTTTGTCCTTGACCCCGAGGACGTGCACGTAGATGCGCCCTGGGTGTCGCCACACCTCGATGGCGGAGCTTCCCGGGGTGACCGAGAAGGCGATCGCCAGGAAGGTCAACGCCAGGTCCGACCGAGACGGAACCGGGACCTCGATCACGGCGCTGCGTGGCGGGTCGCGACGGAGGACCATCGCGCCGACCCGGAAACTCCCCGCGACGAGCTCCCAGCCTAGGGAGACGATGACGACGAGGAGCCGGAATGGATGCGGCCGCACCCCGATGGCGATCGGCGGCATCGGGAAGAGCAGTACCACGATCGCCGACACCACGAGTCCGGAGAGGATCCGGCCGACGCCGAAGTCACCCCAGAGGAACAGCCAGATCAATACGAGCGCGATGAGCCACGGGGTTCGCCGAAGAGCCTGCTTCATTTTGCTTCCTCGTGGAACGGCACCGACTGGATGTAGTTGCTCTCTGGGTCCAACAGCTCCTCCGCGGTCCGGTCGGCCAGGTCGGCGAGCGGCCCGGCGACCACCGTGTAGCCGACCATCACCGCGATGAGGACACCGGTCGGCCACACCATCGTCCGGGGCAGGCTCTTGGTGACCACGATGTCCTTACCGCTGAGCCCGACGGCGTCCACCTGGCCGTCCCGGGCGACCTGTCCGCGCTCCCCCCAGAAGCTACGGTTCCAGACCAGGCACACCGCGTACAGCGTGAGCAGGCTGGTGGCCAGACTTGCGATGACCAGGGCCCAGGCCGTCGGTCCTCCGACGCCGATGCCCGCCTGCAGCAGACCGAGCTTCGCCATGAAGCCGGAGAACGGCGGGATCCCACCCAGACTCATCGCCGGGACGAAGAACAACACCCCCAGTAACGGTGAGACGCGGATCAGCCCGCCGAGGCGTTCCTTGGACGTCGTGCCGGTTCGACGTTCGATCAGTCCGACGGTGAGGAACAGGGCCGTCTGCACGGTGATGTGGTGGACGATGTAGAAGACGGCGCCGGCGATGGCGGCCTGAGTGGCCAACGCGATGCCGAAGACCATGAACCCAACGTGGCTGACCAGTGTGAACGACAACAGACGTTTGATGTCGTCCTGCGCGAGAGCACCCAGGATACCGACCACCATGGTGAGGATCGCGGCCACCGCGAGGATCACCGTGAGGGGGTTGTCCGGGAACAGCAGTGTCTGGGTCCGGATCATGGTGTAGACGCCCACCTTGGTGAGCAGTCCCGCGAAGACCGCGGTCACCGGGGCCGAAGCCGTCGGATAGCTGTCCGGCAGCCAGGCCGACAGTGGGAACACCGCGGCCTTGATCGCGAAGCCGAGCAACAGCATCAGTTGGAGGACCTGGGCCACGCCCGGGTCCAGCTCCGCCAAGCGGTGGCTGAGCTGCGCCAGGTTGATGGTTCCGGTCGCCGCGTAGACGAACGCGATCGCCACGAGGAACACCAAGGACGAGAACAGGTTGATGATGACGTAGGTGGTACCGGCGCGGATCCGCGCCGCCGTCCCGCCCAGGGTGATCAGTACATAGCTGGCCGTCAGCAGGATTTCGAAGCCGACGAACAGGTTGAACAGGTCACCGGCGAGGAACGCGCAGGCGACACCGGCCATCAACACCAGATAGGACGGGTGGAAGATCGCCAGAGGCGCGGTGTCGTCCTCGTCGGCCAGACCCTGCCCGAGCGCGTAGATCAACACGAACAGGGTGACGAGCGCGGACACCAACAGCACCAGGGCCGCGAACCGGTCCGCGACCAGGCTGATCCCCACCGGAGCGGGCCAGCCGCCCGCCTGGGCGACCTGGGGACCGTAGCGGTCCGCCTGGTACAGCAGGACTCCCGCGACCACGGCGATCGTCACGAGGACGGTCACGCTGATGGCCTCGCGCAGTCGCCGCTGGTGGGCGCCGATCAGGAACTTGATTCCCGCCGCGAGCAGGGGAAGGATCACCGGCACCGGCACCAGAACGTTGCCAATGCCAGTCACTGGACGTCTCCCATGGTCGAGTCGGTTCCGCGGTCGGCCTCTCCGGTGTCACCGCGTTCGGCGCGCTCCCGGATTCTCCGGTCTTCGGAGTCGTCGCGCAGTCGGTCACCGCGGGCGATGTGCCACGCGCGATAGGCCAGGGCGAGGAGGAACGACGTCGTTCCCAGCGTGATGACGATGGCGGTGAGCACCATCGCCTGGGGCAGGGGGTCCGCCATCGGGCC is part of the Spiractinospora alimapuensis genome and harbors:
- a CDS encoding DUF3145 domain-containing protein; translation: MSARGVLYVHSAPAALCPHVEWAVTGVVGVPVKLDWDPQPAVPGAYRAELNWQGLPGTSGRVASALNGWQRLRFEVTEEATPGCDGVRYSYTPTLGMYSATTGASGDVVVTEARLRAAMRRSGDEHPLAEQLEHLLGRDWDEELEPFRRAGDGAPVRWLNAVG
- a CDS encoding RNA polymerase sigma factor, translated to MGNTGDVSGLVNAASTGRDAAWRELTRRFGGLIWTMARAEGLNAHDASDVEQTVWLRLVEHIDHLREPDSVRAWLLTTARHECRRLRLANRRVRPVAEPAQDGWVRAADEEAHERERTRLVLRVLRRLPVPCGLLLRLQAHDPVPEPETLAAVTGVPVGDLPKARRRCLRSFRRRLDALSRSPRGRTTP
- a CDS encoding CHAT domain-containing protein translates to MTADDHPGTHAVELVGHDPTRARSVATRVLAEHDRPAVRAAALRALALVHREYGDTRKARLLLRRAWFEADGAGDRGEAELARGGIDGLMALHHPRGSSRAFRDALGTHGLLRQGVRQTQLGALVDARHSFTAVLLRSADPQVQVAALLGQGEAQLTAGALADASDQLERALAVAEAGALHYLGALVRQCAARLAARTGDPAAALTAMDAAVPWLRGERAADLAFERAGVLSDAGLSAEAESVVAGHLPPTPHGRRVTRLWARAQDAVRRRDTTSALDYVRRLRALPGPGPWVGAHVERQARSVAPGGRPILLSPSRAPAMRPTVRTLLARFRRTWLLAHANNGQRSASPTLRSELAVLARRIHDGYRASAEGHVSVPAPPNRVVPTVRFREVGGDVVAEVTAHGTSSTRRIGTVTQVRATVAGVRSAVWRGTEARTGPRGEALWPLAEAVLPTALSLPERGPVTIAPHGALWQVPWGMLPRLRGREVRVLGPPPVTLAPGESDRGPVSVTLVAGPSATSASEIRKLGALRPDARTLTGQDAVCSQVSDAMSRGGLVHVAGHGVAGYHRMGGGILLTDGPYTGYDLWLAARPPRVLVLSACGPAGSTPLGLPLAAIRHGVAVVIASVVPVRDTLLPAAMLATHRSLLDGVPPARAVDRHLAHLGFVVFSRE
- a CDS encoding MBL fold metallo-hydrolase; this encodes MSYTGDTQVGGPADVRELPHLTITKLAVGSMDNNAYLLRCRGTDEALLIDAASEADRILELLRDRGLKRVVTTHRHSDHWGALAEVVGTTGAKTTAHPVDGGELPVTVDDPVEHGDAVWVGECRLDVIHLRGHTPGSIALRYDDPEGATHLFTGDSLFPGGVGKTWSPADFTSLIDDVEERLFATMDDTTWVYPGHGKDTTLGVERPHLAEWRSRGW
- a CDS encoding enoyl-CoA hydratase-related protein, with translation MSQPVLSETSRGIATITLNSPERRNALSAAVRIGLARALAAAMADDSVRAVVLTAAGPAFCAGVDLKEVAAERAGRPADPDAPTLSELLHGIGQAPKPVVTAVQGPARAGGVGIVAASDIAIAVDSATFAFTEVRIGVVPAVISVPVGRRMHQRPFERYFLTGEVFSAREAADSGLVTETVPDGELTAATERVVDGLRQAAPAALMATKAAVLGADAAAEVAAYERMGKISTEFFASEDAAEGRAAFQEKRAPRWAM
- a CDS encoding peroxiredoxin; protein product: MRVGDHVADFELRDHNGQPVRLYDLLADGAVVLFFYPAALTRGCTAESCHFRDLTGEFRALGARPVGISADAVDRQREFADTHGFDYPLLSDPDGVVATAFGVRRSRPMSAVAPTRRRTFVIDPNARVRAVIRNEVRMAAHADGALRALREPAS